The Deltaproteobacteria bacterium DNA segment ATTGCACTTGTTATGAGCAAGCCCTCATAGTTGCTTTTAATAGCTTCGGTAATCACCTCAATCATTTGTTCTATAACCGGCATTTTTATGAAGTTATCGGGCGGTCTATTGATTTTAACGATAAATATATTCTGTTTGATTTCTTTAATTACTAATTCTTCCATTCTTTAAATATAAATGAGTCTGATTTGTTTTGCAATTAGTTTATATACATAATACGCTGAACCCGATTGATGAAAAATAAACATGTTGTAACATAAGTGTTGATTTTTTTGCATTTTTGATAATTGTGCTGTATACGTAATTAGAAGACAATAATTATGAAAACTAATAAAAGCTCTTTTTATGATTATTCCATGAAACCTGAGAGAATTCAATTTGAATCTATAGATAATATCAAACATCACCATCACCATCACATTTCATTCCCGTACATTATGGGTAAAAGCATCTTATTATGGCATACCATTTATAAAGCAGGGTCAATCATAAATGATAAAAAACCAATCATATTCTATGGGCACAAGGGGGTAGGTAAAGAAATCTTTGCAAGAGCAATACACGTTAATTATAATGGAAATCATAAGTTTAATAAATTATCATGCTATATATACCCGCCTGATTTTGTAAATTCACTAATACTTGATTCAAAGGCATTTTATAATATCATTAAAGTCTCTGCCAATGGTACTCTATATATCGATGGCGCAGAGCTAATGCAGTATGGAACACTTAAACATCTTCTGAATAGAGCTAAAAAGTGCAATATAAAGCTGATGTTTGGAACGGTATCTGAAGTTTTTATTGATAAGTATAAAAATACATTTCACCTATTGGAGATACCGGGCATGTCCAGCAAAAGAGAAGATACCAAAAGATTATTAAATTATTATATAAGACTGCTCTCCAAAAAAAACAAAGAATATGGTTTTGAAGATGATGCTGTTGATATATTAATTAAGCACAAATGGGAAGGTAATCTGGATGAACTGATAGCAGTTACAAATCATATAAGGGTAAGCTTAAAAAATGATAATATGATTTTGCGAAAGCATCTGCCCCTGTACATGCAGATGAATTCAAGAAAAGCAATAACAATTGACATGCAGTTATTAGCCGGTGCACATGATAAAACATTAAAAAATATGCTTGCTCTGGTTGAGAAGAACATTATCAAGAATACCATTAAGCATGCGTATAATAAATCAGAAGCTATAAGGCTATTGGGGCTTTCAAGAAGGTCATTCTACT contains these protein-coding regions:
- a CDS encoding sigma 54-interacting transcriptional regulator; this encodes MKTNKSSFYDYSMKPERIQFESIDNIKHHHHHHISFPYIMGKSILLWHTIYKAGSIINDKKPIIFYGHKGVGKEIFARAIHVNYNGNHKFNKLSCYIYPPDFVNSLILDSKAFYNIIKVSANGTLYIDGAELMQYGTLKHLLNRAKKCNIKLMFGTVSEVFIDKYKNTFHLLEIPGMSSKREDTKRLLNYYIRLLSKKNKEYGFEDDAVDILIKHKWEGNLDELIAVTNHIRVSLKNDNMILRKHLPLYMQMNSRKAITIDMQLLAGAHDKTLKNMLALVEKNIIKNTIKHAYNKSEAIRLLGLSRRSFYWKLKKYKIRWK